Proteins found in one Neomonachus schauinslandi chromosome 1, ASM220157v2, whole genome shotgun sequence genomic segment:
- the LOC110593698 gene encoding zinc finger protein 709-like isoform X1: MVERLCKSKECSQYEEIFSQIPYHNQKKKSPTGIKLRKCTLCGQVFMYHSSFNKHMRSHIGHKPYEYQECEEKPYKCKECGKSFKHRQSIRMHERTHTGQRPYECKHCGKAFICHNYFQIHERAHSGEKPYKCTKCSKTFSYSSNLRKHERTHIGEKPSECKQCGKAFSCLRSFRIHERIHSAKKPKECTKCGKTFSYSSNLRKHERSHNGEKPYECKEGGKALHSLTKFRRYMMKQSGDGLYKCKECGKAFRCPKNCRSHEMTHSGVKPYECKECGKAFSSPRSLGKHRRIHTARKPHACKECGKAFRYPSSLRNHERTHTGEKPYKCKECGKAFSCPNYFRIHERTHTGVKPYECKQCGKAFSCPQSFRIHEKTHSAEKPFECTKCGKVFRYSSNLRKHERSHTDDKRYECKLCGKAFSSHYYVQKHERTHTGEKPYECKECGKGFIFRSGVRSHMVIHTGDGPYKCKKCKKAFISPSSLRTHERTHTGEKPYQCKTCCKGFSLVNSLRNHERTHVKESL; encoded by the coding sequence ATGGTAGAAAGACTCTGTAAAAGTAAAGAATGTAGTCAGTATGAAGAAATCTTCAGCCAGATTCCATATCATAATCAGAAGAAGAAAAGTCCTACTGGAATAAAACTACGTAAATGCACTTTGTGTGGACAAGTCTTCATGTATCATTCATCCTTTAACAAGCACATGAGATCTCACATTGGCCACAAACCATATGAGTATCAGGAATGTGAAGAGAAGCCTtataaatgtaaggaatgtgggaaatccttcaAGCATCGCCAATCCATTCGAATGCATGAAAGGACACACACTGGACAGAGGCCCTATGAATGTAAACACTGTGGGAAAGCTTTTATTTGTCACAATTACTTTCAAATTCATGAAagggcacacagtggggaaaaGCCCTACAAGTGTACAAAATGTAGTAAAACCTTTAGTTATTCAAGTAACTTACGTAAACATGAAAGGACTCATATTGGAGAGAAACCTAGTGAATGTAAGCAATGTGGTAAAGCTTTCAGTTGTCTCAGGTCCTTTCGAATACACGAAAGGATACACAGTGCCAAAAAGCCTAAGGAATGTACAAAATGTGGTAAAACCTTCAGTTATTCAAGTAATTTACGTAAACATGAGAGAAGTCATAATggggagaaaccctatgaatgtaaggaaggTGGGAAAGCCTTGCATTCTCTTACCAAATTTCGACGATACATGATGAAGCAAAGTGGAGATGGACTCTATAAATGTAaggagtgtgggaaagccttcaggtGTCCCAAAAATTGTCGTAGTCATGAAATGACACACAGTGGAGTAaagccctatgaatgtaaggaatgtggtaAAGCTTTCAGTTCTCCCAGGTCCcttggaaaacacagaagaattCATACTGCAAGGAAGCCTCATGCATGTAAGGAATGTGGTAAAGCTTTCCGTTATCCCAGTTCCCTTCGAAATCATGAAAGAACTCATACTGGGGAGAAACCTTATAagtgtaaggaatgtgggaaagctttcagttgtCCCAATTACTTTCGAATTCATGAAAGAACTCACACCGGAGTCAAGCCATATGAATGTAAGCAatgtggaaaagctttcagttgTCCCCAGTCCTTTCGAATACACGAAAAGACACATAGTGCAGAAAAACCCTTTGAATGTACAAAATGTGGTAAAGTCTTCAGATATTCAAGTAACTTACGCAAACATGAGAGATCTCATACTGATGACAAACGCTATGAATGTAAACTATGTGGTAAGGCCTTCAGCAGTCACTATTATGTGCAAAAACATGAAAGAACTCACACTGGAGAAAAGccttatgaatgtaaggaatgtgggaaaggcTTCATTTTTCGCTCAGGTGTTCGATCACACATGGTAATCCACACTGGAGATGGACCTTACAAATGTAAGAAATGTaagaaagcatttatttctcccagttcatTACGAACGCATGAAAgaactcacactggagagaaaccttatcaATGTAAAACTTGTTGTAAAGGcttcagtcttgttaattctttacGAAATCATGAAAGAACTCATGTGAAAGAAAGTCTGTGA
- the LOC110593698 gene encoding zinc finger protein 709-like isoform X2, which produces MMKQSGDGLYKCKECGKAFRCPKNCRSHEMTHSGVKPYECKECGKAFSSPRSLGKHRRIHTARKPHACKECGKAFRYPSSLRNHERTHTGEKPYKCKECGKAFSCPNYFRIHERTHTGVKPYECKQCGKAFSCPQSFRIHEKTHSAEKPFECTKCGKVFRYSSNLRKHERSHTDDKRYECKLCGKAFSSHYYVQKHERTHTGEKPYECKECGKAFISPSSLRTHERTHTGEKPYQCKTCCKGFSLVNSLRNHERTHVKESL; this is translated from the exons ATGATGAAGCAAAGTGGAGATGGACTCTATAAATGTAaggagtgtgggaaagccttcaggtGTCCCAAAAATTGTCGTAGTCATGAAATGACACACAGTGGAGTAaagccctatgaatgtaaggaatgtggtaAAGCTTTCAGTTCTCCCAGGTCCcttggaaaacacagaagaattCATACTGCAAGGAAGCCTCATGCATGTAAGGAATGTGGTAAAGCTTTCCGTTATCCCAGTTCCCTTCGAAATCATGAAAGAACTCATACTGGGGAGAAACCTTATAagtgtaaggaatgtgggaaagctttcagttgtCCCAATTACTTTCGAATTCATGAAAGAACTCACACCGGAGTCAAGCCATATGAATGTAAGCAatgtggaaaagctttcagttgTCCCCAGTCCTTTCGAATACACGAAAAGACACATAGTGCAGAAAAACCCTTTGAATGTACAAAATGTGGTAAAGTCTTCAGATATTCAAGTAACTTACGCAAACATGAGAGATCTCATACTGATGACAAACGCTATGAATGTAAACTATGTGGTAAGGCCTTCAGCAGTCACTATTATGTGCAAAAACATGAAAGAACTCACACTGGAGAAAAGccttatgaatgtaaggaatgtgggaaag catttatttctcccagttcatTACGAACGCATGAAAgaactcacactggagagaaaccttatcaATGTAAAACTTGTTGTAAAGGcttcagtcttgttaattctttacGAAATCATGAAAGAACTCATGTGAAAGAAAGTCTGTGA